Proteins encoded within one genomic window of Luteitalea sp.:
- a CDS encoding DUF2384 domain-containing protein: MVPFGAIISDRMASELQAVVEQLGGESAVGRSLRTEIDLQTAIREGFPQSVVREVMAATGLTLRELAASLDLSARSLQRRRHEGRLAQYESDRLYRLARIVALAKLYLGTADVAMRWLRRPNRALGGLVPLAMIDMELGARAVENVLGRIAYGGVS, translated from the coding sequence ATGGTGCCATTTGGCGCTATAATAAGTGACAGAATGGCGAGCGAGCTTCAGGCTGTCGTTGAGCAACTTGGTGGCGAGTCGGCCGTGGGGCGATCTCTCCGGACCGAAATCGACCTCCAGACGGCAATTCGCGAGGGATTCCCTCAGTCGGTTGTCAGAGAGGTAATGGCGGCCACAGGCTTGACCCTACGAGAGCTCGCGGCCAGCCTCGACCTCTCCGCACGCAGCCTCCAACGTCGGAGGCATGAGGGACGGCTAGCGCAGTACGAATCAGATCGTCTCTATCGACTCGCACGCATTGTCGCTCTTGCAAAGCTCTATCTGGGCACCGCTGACGTGGCGATGCGATGGCTGAGGCGTCCAAATCGTGCGCTCGGCGGTCTCGTTCCTCTCGCGATGATCGACATGGAGCTGGGCGCACGCGCCGTTGAAAACGTGCTGGGGCGTATCGCGTACGGCGGCGTGAGTTGA
- a CDS encoding acetyl-CoA carboxylase biotin carboxylase subunit, whose protein sequence is MRKILVANRGEIAIRVMRACRDLGIRSVAVFSDCDRAALHVRFADEAYYLGPSPPAESYLCIDRLVELARRAEADAVHPGYGFLAENPAFAETCRQAGLTFVGPSTDAIARMGSKTAAREIAQSAGVPVVPGTDGPVSPQLSDAEVACLANEVGYPLLVKAIAGGGGKGMRLVRTADELPGAIRLARSEAGSAFGDTAVYFERQLERARHVEIQLLGDGQGTIVPFVERECSVQRRHQKVIEESPSLAVTRALRARMAEAAVAVARAVAYTNAGTIEFLLDRDGQFYFLEMNTRLQVEHPITEAVTGIDLVAWQILIAQGHRVTLKTAQTLRPNGHAIECRIYAEDPDVGFLPSPGQIVALSPPGGPGIRDDSGVQSGSEVPVFYDSLLSKLVVWGEDRPQAVQRMLGALGEYDVRGIKTTIPFFRWMLRTPEFQRGIFDTTTLDAILAGRRGDSFEEISAEGEETAVVAAALQSFLDASAVLPEGGRSSMAVSNWKSTGRREGSR, encoded by the coding sequence GTGCGCAAGATTCTCGTTGCAAATCGTGGAGAGATTGCCATTCGCGTGATGCGTGCGTGCCGGGATCTCGGCATTCGGAGCGTCGCAGTCTTCTCCGACTGCGACCGCGCAGCGCTTCACGTGCGGTTTGCAGACGAGGCGTACTACCTGGGTCCGAGCCCGCCCGCCGAGAGCTACCTTTGCATCGACCGCCTGGTGGAGCTGGCGCGGCGTGCGGAGGCAGACGCGGTGCACCCAGGCTACGGCTTCCTGGCGGAGAACCCGGCGTTCGCCGAGACATGTCGGCAGGCGGGCCTGACGTTCGTCGGACCATCGACCGACGCCATTGCCCGCATGGGCAGCAAGACCGCCGCCCGTGAGATCGCGCAGTCAGCCGGTGTTCCGGTCGTGCCCGGGACGGACGGACCGGTAAGTCCTCAGCTCTCCGATGCGGAGGTCGCATGCCTTGCGAACGAGGTCGGCTACCCGTTGCTCGTCAAGGCAATTGCGGGCGGTGGTGGCAAGGGGATGCGCTTGGTGCGAACAGCGGACGAGCTGCCGGGCGCGATACGACTCGCGCGCTCCGAGGCAGGCTCGGCGTTCGGCGATACGGCTGTGTACTTCGAGCGACAGCTCGAACGGGCTCGGCACGTCGAGATTCAGCTCCTCGGCGACGGGCAGGGCACCATCGTGCCGTTCGTGGAGCGCGAATGCTCCGTACAACGGCGCCACCAGAAAGTCATCGAGGAATCACCGTCGCTCGCCGTGACGCGCGCGCTCCGTGCCCGAATGGCGGAGGCCGCCGTTGCTGTGGCTCGCGCTGTCGCGTATACGAACGCCGGCACGATAGAGTTCCTGCTCGATCGAGACGGCCAGTTCTATTTCTTGGAGATGAACACACGCCTCCAAGTCGAGCACCCAATCACGGAAGCCGTCACCGGCATCGACCTCGTGGCGTGGCAGATTCTGATCGCGCAGGGCCATCGTGTGACGCTCAAAACGGCACAGACCCTCAGACCAAACGGCCACGCCATCGAATGCCGCATTTACGCCGAGGACCCGGATGTCGGCTTCTTGCCATCACCCGGGCAGATCGTGGCGCTTTCGCCGCCCGGGGGGCCAGGCATTCGTGACGACTCCGGCGTGCAAAGTGGCTCTGAGGTCCCGGTGTTCTACGACTCTCTGTTGTCGAAGCTGGTCGTGTGGGGAGAGGATCGGCCGCAAGCGGTCCAACGCATGCTGGGGGCGCTTGGCGAGTATGACGTTCGAGGGATCAAGACCACCATTCCGTTCTTTCGATGGATGCTGCGCACACCCGAGTTTCAACGCGGCATCTTCGACACGACGACACTCGATGCGATTCTTGCGGGTCGGCGCGGCGACTCCTTCGAAGAGATCTCGGCAGAGGGTGAGGAGACCGCCGTGGTGGCTGCAGCACTGCAGTCCTTCCTCGATGCATCGGCCGTCCTGCCGGAGGGCGGCCGCTCATCGATGGCCGTCAGTAACTGGAAGTCCACCGGCCGGCGGGAGGGGTCGCGATAA
- a CDS encoding methylmalonyl-CoA carboxyltransferase, with amino-acid sequence MDPKAKLAELERLAELGGGPARIERQHAAGKLTARERIDLLFDPGTFEEVDKFVVHRCRDFGLERQLVPGDGVVAGSGRIDGRLAYGFAQDFTVFGGSLSETNAAKIVKVMDLAVKMGAPIVGLNDSGGARIQEGVVSLGGYADIFLRNVLASGVVPQISAIMGPCAGGAVYSPALTDFNIMVDGTSYMFVTGPDVIKAVTHEEVTKEELGGAMSHNTKSGVAHFAVSDDRTCLALIRDLLSYLPSNNLDDPPMVDAGDPADREDASLDALVPASPNQPYDMHELVQTVVDRETFLEVHQHYARNLIVGLARLAGRTVGLVANQPAHLAGCLDIDASVKGARFVRFCDAFNIPLVTFEDVPGFLPGTVQEYGGIIRHGAKLLYAFAEASVPKVTVITRKAYGGAYCVMASKHLRTDVNLAWPSAEIAVMGPEAAVGVLYKREIEAAENPEVQRAARVAEFREKFANPYVAASRGFIDAVIAPRTTRRRLISALASLETKRDASPKKKHGNIPL; translated from the coding sequence ATGGACCCGAAGGCGAAGCTGGCCGAGCTCGAGCGGTTGGCGGAGCTCGGCGGGGGCCCGGCGCGGATCGAGCGCCAACACGCGGCCGGCAAGCTGACGGCACGGGAGCGCATCGATCTCCTGTTCGACCCAGGCACGTTCGAAGAGGTCGACAAGTTCGTGGTGCACCGCTGCCGAGATTTCGGGCTGGAGCGGCAGCTCGTGCCGGGCGACGGGGTGGTCGCCGGAAGCGGTCGCATCGACGGCCGCCTCGCGTACGGGTTCGCGCAGGATTTCACAGTCTTCGGAGGGTCACTCTCGGAGACCAACGCCGCCAAGATCGTGAAGGTCATGGATCTGGCGGTGAAGATGGGCGCGCCAATCGTCGGTCTCAACGACTCGGGTGGGGCGCGCATTCAGGAGGGCGTCGTCTCGCTCGGTGGATACGCGGACATCTTCCTGAGAAACGTGTTGGCCTCCGGTGTCGTGCCGCAGATCTCCGCGATCATGGGGCCCTGCGCGGGCGGGGCGGTCTACTCGCCGGCGCTCACCGACTTCAACATCATGGTGGATGGCACGAGCTATATGTTCGTGACCGGTCCGGATGTGATCAAGGCGGTGACGCACGAGGAGGTCACCAAGGAAGAGCTCGGCGGCGCGATGTCGCACAACACCAAGAGCGGTGTTGCACACTTCGCGGTGTCGGACGATCGCACCTGCCTGGCGCTGATCCGCGACCTGCTCTCGTACTTGCCGAGCAACAATCTCGACGATCCGCCGATGGTGGATGCGGGTGATCCAGCGGACAGGGAAGACGCGTCACTCGATGCGCTGGTGCCTGCCTCGCCGAACCAGCCCTACGACATGCACGAGCTCGTGCAGACGGTCGTCGATCGCGAGACGTTCCTCGAGGTGCATCAACACTACGCGCGCAATCTGATTGTCGGCTTGGCGCGGTTGGCGGGTCGCACGGTTGGGCTGGTTGCGAATCAGCCGGCGCATCTCGCGGGGTGTCTCGACATCGACGCGTCCGTCAAGGGTGCGCGGTTCGTGCGCTTCTGTGACGCCTTCAATATCCCACTCGTGACGTTCGAGGATGTACCGGGCTTCCTGCCGGGAACGGTTCAGGAGTACGGCGGCATTATCCGCCATGGTGCCAAGCTGCTCTACGCGTTTGCCGAGGCGTCGGTCCCCAAGGTCACGGTCATTACCCGGAAGGCGTATGGCGGCGCTTACTGCGTGATGGCCAGCAAGCACCTTCGCACGGACGTCAACCTCGCCTGGCCCAGCGCGGAGATTGCCGTCATGGGGCCGGAGGCCGCGGTCGGCGTGCTCTACAAGCGCGAGATCGAAGCGGCGGAGAATCCTGAAGTGCAGCGGGCGGCTCGCGTGGCCGAGTTTCGCGAGAAGTTCGCGAACCCGTACGTCGCAGCGAGCCGCGGTTTCATCGATGCGGTCATCGCGCCTCGCACGACGCGCCGCCGGCTAATCTCCGCCCTCGCGAGCCTCGAGACCAAGCGCGACGCCTCACCAAAGAAGAAGCACGGAAACATCCCGCTGTAG
- a CDS encoding RES domain-containing protein, which translates to MRQQDTHRLIPSKYSDGGESVLTRIADDDQHLENIFDLDHATNERLLFENDLLPGIGIHELVFGVPYYRIVNAAFCHPHPLGSRFNGPERGAWYAAFEVETAQAEVAFHKWVELAEVGWLQEEATYDDYLADFSAELHDIRRDRKFADCLAPGSYVASQGLAEQLLAQGSLGIVYPSVRRRKGTCLACLRPALVMNVRKATTYVLRWDGAPDPTIDTAT; encoded by the coding sequence ATCCGGCAACAGGACACCCATCGCCTCATCCCGTCGAAATACAGTGACGGCGGCGAGAGCGTGTTGACGCGAATCGCCGATGATGACCAACACCTGGAGAACATCTTCGACCTCGATCACGCAACCAACGAACGGCTGCTGTTCGAGAACGATCTTCTGCCTGGCATCGGCATCCATGAGCTGGTCTTTGGCGTGCCGTACTATCGCATCGTCAATGCCGCCTTCTGTCATCCGCATCCGCTCGGGAGCCGCTTCAACGGTCCCGAGCGGGGCGCGTGGTACGCGGCCTTCGAGGTGGAGACCGCGCAGGCGGAAGTCGCGTTCCACAAATGGGTGGAGCTCGCGGAAGTCGGGTGGCTCCAGGAGGAGGCCACCTATGACGACTATCTCGCCGACTTCAGCGCCGAGCTGCACGATATCCGCCGTGACAGGAAGTTTGCCGACTGCCTCGCGCCCGGCAGCTACGTCGCGTCACAGGGTCTCGCGGAACAACTGCTGGCGCAGGGCTCGCTCGGTATCGTTTATCCCAGCGTGCGCAGGCGGAAGGGCACCTGCCTCGCATGCTTGCGGCCGGCGCTCGTGATGAACGTGCGCAAGGCGACGACATATGTGTTGCGATGGGATGGGGCACCCGACCCCACGATTGACACGGCCACGTAG
- the fsa gene encoding fructose-6-phosphate aldolase produces MKLFIDTGSVKEIEKLVPIGIIDGITTNPSLLAKEEGDYRQILKQICTLVRGPVSAEVVATEADGMVREGRELAAIDDHIVVKVPFGPEGLKACGRLRAEGHRVNVTLVFSPAQALLAAKVGASYVSPFVGRVDDIASDGMRLIEEIVEIFENFDFPTEVLVASARSPMHVVQAARMGADICTCPSSVIEALFKHPLTDIGLARFLKDWEQAQAVKA; encoded by the coding sequence ATGAAGCTCTTCATCGACACTGGCAGTGTGAAGGAAATCGAGAAGCTCGTTCCAATTGGGATCATCGATGGAATCACGACCAACCCATCGCTGCTCGCCAAGGAAGAAGGGGATTACCGGCAGATCTTGAAGCAGATCTGCACGCTCGTCCGCGGTCCGGTCAGCGCAGAGGTGGTGGCGACCGAGGCCGATGGCATGGTGCGCGAGGGGCGTGAGCTCGCCGCGATCGACGATCACATCGTCGTGAAGGTGCCGTTCGGGCCGGAGGGGTTGAAAGCCTGCGGCCGCTTGCGCGCCGAGGGACACCGCGTCAATGTGACCTTGGTCTTTTCACCTGCCCAGGCGCTGCTCGCGGCAAAGGTGGGGGCCAGCTACGTGAGCCCGTTCGTCGGGCGCGTAGACGATATTGCTTCGGATGGGATGCGCTTGATCGAGGAGATCGTGGAGATCTTCGAGAACTTCGACTTTCCCACCGAGGTTCTGGTGGCGAGCGCGCGCAGCCCGATGCACGTGGTCCAGGCGGCACGGATGGGCGCGGACATCTGCACCTGTCCGTCGAGCGTGATCGAGGCGCTCTTCAAGCATCCGCTCACGGACATCGGCCTCGCGCGCTTCTTGAAGGATTGGGAGCAGGCACAGGCCGTGAAGGCCTGA
- a CDS encoding FtsX-like permease family protein translates to MGRKRHVPPPVTLVEQASRPAKRRTVYSSVSRHPSQEKSHMLTWLETLAQDLRYGARALWRQRSFSVVAIASLALGIGATTIIFSAVHAIVLEPFPYRDPDTLVSVSSATPGGGSTSYYLIDEFVEIAERNRVFSDTIASTISDVLMVGTGEPERLRGNYVTQNTFDVMGVPPLLGRGSTAEDGRPGAEPIAVLGYKFWQRRYGGRQDVIGRQLRLNGRVRTVVGVMPPRFMWRGADVYLPELFRRGQTIDGVGSVHLMGRLKPGVTRERVQADVRPIIEDLRRRDPDRFPENPRIQVSTFEEAFASGLRESLFALLGAVGLLLLIACANVSNLLLARASVREREMAVRTSLGAGGRRIARQLLTESLVLAILGGVAGILLAYAGLNAVTALLPDNLVPDESELVINLPVLSFALGVSTLSAVAFGLVPALQAARTSVTSALRETGRGLAGGARHVWLRNALVIAEVALAVILLVGASLMMRTMLSLQQVELTFEPDQILTMRVPLPEERYPTTADRTRFFTALLDQVRALPGVREVAVNSSIPLYAGWGSRIEIPGQSADPRGVAVQEASPAYFRIAAVVPLSGRLFDERDVTAARRVGVVNEAFVARYFTNQSPLGRIVRLLYLSEPAVSAADDGVEIIGVVKNVRNTGVGSQSEVWPEVYVPFTLSAMRSYLIVQADLPPMQLQRSVRSRVYAVDKDQPVTEARTVDMAMFEYSLAGPRFTFVLFAIFASLGLLLASVGIYGVLTYVVTRRTQEIGVRVALGARQRDVVGLVMGMGLRLILAGLLLGCLGALAAARLLASQLWGVSPFDVLSFVAVAALLLIVGLLACFWPAQRAARVDPVVALRAE, encoded by the coding sequence ATGGGGCGGAAGCGCCACGTGCCGCCGCCGGTAACGCTCGTAGAGCAGGCCTCGAGGCCTGCCAAGCGTCGAACAGTGTATTCTAGCGTGTCTCGGCACCCTTCTCAGGAAAAGAGCCACATGCTCACCTGGCTGGAAACGCTCGCGCAAGACCTGCGTTACGGCGCCCGTGCGCTCTGGCGACAACGGAGCTTCTCGGTGGTCGCCATCGCCTCGCTCGCCCTTGGCATCGGCGCGACCACCATCATCTTCAGCGCAGTCCACGCCATCGTCCTGGAGCCATTTCCGTACCGGGATCCCGACACGCTCGTAAGCGTCTCTTCCGCCACCCCCGGCGGGGGGAGCACGTCGTATTACCTCATCGACGAGTTCGTGGAGATCGCCGAGCGCAACCGTGTCTTCAGCGACACGATTGCGTCGACCATTAGCGACGTGCTGATGGTCGGCACCGGCGAACCGGAGCGACTGCGCGGGAACTACGTCACGCAGAACACGTTCGACGTCATGGGCGTTCCGCCCCTCCTGGGCCGTGGCAGCACGGCGGAGGATGGCCGGCCCGGAGCAGAACCGATCGCGGTGCTCGGCTACAAGTTCTGGCAGCGCCGCTACGGCGGACGGCAGGACGTGATCGGCCGCCAATTGCGCCTGAACGGCCGGGTTCGGACAGTGGTCGGCGTGATGCCCCCCAGGTTCATGTGGCGTGGAGCGGACGTCTATCTGCCCGAGCTCTTTCGTCGGGGCCAAACGATTGACGGCGTCGGTAGCGTACATCTCATGGGGCGGCTGAAGCCGGGTGTCACGCGGGAGCGTGTCCAAGCGGACGTTCGCCCCATCATCGAGGATCTCCGTCGCCGCGACCCTGACCGCTTCCCTGAAAATCCTCGAATCCAAGTCTCCACGTTCGAGGAAGCGTTTGCCAGCGGGCTGCGTGAATCGCTCTTTGCGCTCTTGGGGGCCGTTGGTCTGCTCCTGCTGATTGCCTGCGCCAACGTGTCGAACCTTCTGTTGGCGCGCGCCAGCGTGCGTGAACGGGAGATGGCCGTCCGCACCTCGCTCGGTGCGGGCGGCCGACGAATCGCGCGGCAACTACTGACGGAGAGCCTCGTGCTGGCGATACTGGGCGGCGTCGCCGGCATCCTGCTCGCCTATGCCGGCCTCAACGCCGTAACCGCCTTGCTACCTGACAATCTCGTGCCGGATGAGTCGGAGCTGGTCATCAATCTCCCGGTCCTCTCGTTCGCCTTGGGTGTGTCGACGCTGAGCGCTGTCGCGTTTGGATTGGTGCCAGCCCTGCAAGCGGCGCGGACGAGCGTGACGAGCGCGCTGAGAGAGACGGGACGCGGCCTCGCGGGCGGCGCGCGGCACGTCTGGCTCCGGAACGCGCTCGTTATCGCGGAGGTCGCGCTGGCGGTCATCCTGCTGGTTGGTGCGAGCCTCATGATGCGGACGATGCTGAGCCTGCAGCAGGTGGAGCTGACCTTCGAGCCGGACCAGATCCTCACGATGCGCGTCCCGCTGCCGGAAGAGCGCTATCCGACGACCGCCGATCGCACGCGCTTCTTCACTGCGCTTCTGGACCAGGTGCGCGCTCTTCCGGGCGTCAGGGAGGTCGCGGTCAACAGCTCTATTCCGCTCTATGCCGGTTGGGGATCGCGCATCGAGATTCCAGGACAGTCCGCTGATCCACGCGGCGTGGCCGTGCAGGAAGCCAGCCCTGCTTATTTCCGCATCGCCGCCGTCGTGCCGCTCAGCGGCCGGCTCTTCGATGAGCGGGATGTCACGGCGGCGCGGCGCGTGGGCGTGGTGAACGAAGCGTTCGTCGCGCGATACTTTACAAACCAGTCACCCCTCGGGCGGATCGTACGACTGCTCTATCTGAGCGAGCCAGCCGTAAGCGCTGCCGACGATGGCGTCGAGATCATCGGCGTCGTGAAGAACGTCCGCAACACCGGTGTCGGTAGCCAAAGCGAAGTCTGGCCGGAAGTGTACGTGCCGTTCACCCTCAGCGCGATGCGCTCGTATTTGATCGTTCAGGCGGATCTCCCGCCAATGCAGCTCCAGCGCAGCGTGCGAAGCCGGGTGTACGCGGTCGACAAGGATCAGCCGGTGACCGAGGCACGAACCGTGGACATGGCGATGTTCGAGTACTCCCTTGCCGGGCCACGGTTCACCTTCGTGCTGTTCGCGATCTTTGCAAGCCTCGGACTGCTGCTCGCGTCCGTAGGCATCTACGGCGTTCTCACCTATGTGGTCACACGCCGGACGCAGGAGATCGGCGTGCGCGTTGCGCTCGGTGCCCGCCAGCGCGACGTCGTGGGCCTGGTGATGGGCATGGGCCTGCGCCTCATCCTGGCGGGCCTCCTGCTCGGGTGCCTCGGCGCGCTCGCCGCCGCTCGCCTGCTGGCCAGCCAACTCTGGGGCGTTTCGCCATTCGATGTGCTGTCGTTTGTCGCCGTGGCCGCTCTCTTGCTGATCGTTGGCTTGCTCGCCTGTTTCTGGCCGGCACAGCGCGCGGCGCGGGTCGATCCCGTGGTGGCGCTTCGCGCAGAGTAG
- a CDS encoding acetyl-CoA carboxylase biotin carboxyl carrier protein subunit produces MTFEIEVNGRVRTVAVERLASPPDHYRVTVDGLPAVVGAVRLDGATLSLLWPDGGSREVRFGPRDARGIVRAHLRDESVDLVVNGRRLRRGGLAVGESGIVQIAAPMPGKVLHVYATVGEEVAARQPLVVVEAMKMENELSAPRAGRVKAVVVVEGQSVEAGRVLVEME; encoded by the coding sequence TTGACCTTTGAGATCGAGGTGAACGGTCGCGTGCGCACGGTGGCGGTGGAACGCCTCGCCAGCCCGCCGGATCACTATCGCGTGACCGTCGACGGCCTGCCTGCGGTCGTGGGCGCAGTGCGGCTCGACGGGGCCACGTTGTCGCTGTTGTGGCCGGACGGCGGGAGCCGTGAAGTGCGGTTTGGACCACGTGATGCCCGCGGCATCGTCCGCGCGCACCTGCGCGATGAAAGCGTGGATCTCGTCGTGAACGGTCGGCGGTTACGACGGGGTGGCCTCGCAGTGGGCGAAAGCGGTATCGTGCAGATTGCGGCGCCGATGCCCGGCAAGGTACTGCACGTGTATGCGACGGTCGGTGAGGAGGTGGCGGCGCGGCAGCCGCTGGTCGTGGTCGAAGCAATGAAAATGGAGAACGAGCTGTCGGCGCCGAGAGCGGGCCGGGTCAAGGCTGTGGTGGTCGTTGAAGGGCAATCGGTCGAGGCTGGACGGGTGCTCGTCGAGATGGAGTAG
- a CDS encoding DUF2384 domain-containing protein → MAVPAEYPTTRYEVSPFVDLTAKTERERLSPAAVRAFFNILARWGVRDEDARVLLGGVSNGPYYEMKKSPDRVLDTDRLLRISYLIGIFKALNILYSTELADQWIRLPNSNRIFRGRTPLAYMLEGGLPTMQTVRRLLDARRGGV, encoded by the coding sequence ATGGCCGTTCCTGCCGAATATCCGACCACGCGCTACGAGGTCTCGCCGTTCGTGGACCTCACGGCCAAGACGGAAAGGGAACGGCTCAGCCCGGCGGCGGTACGCGCGTTCTTCAACATCCTCGCCCGGTGGGGAGTCCGCGACGAGGATGCCCGCGTGCTTCTGGGAGGCGTGTCCAACGGCCCCTACTACGAGATGAAGAAGAGTCCCGATCGTGTCCTGGACACGGATCGACTACTTCGCATCTCCTATTTGATCGGTATCTTCAAGGCGCTCAACATCCTCTACTCGACCGAGCTGGCCGATCAGTGGATCCGGCTGCCCAACAGCAACCGCATCTTCCGAGGCCGGACGCCGCTCGCCTACATGCTCGAGGGCGGCCTGCCGACCATGCAGACGGTGCGGCGCCTGCTCGACGCGCGCCGGGGCGGTGTGTGA